DNA from Nitrospina gracilis Nb-211:
CGACATTCCGGACGGGTTTCCGGAGTTGCGCATCAGTGAAATGTCACTGGAAGGACTCAACCTGGGTCTGATCATCAAACTCGCGCTGACCCTGTCGCTATTGGGTGCCATCGACTCGCTTTTGACCTCGGTGGTGGCGGACAACATCACCAAAACCAAGCACAACTCCAACCAGGAGCTGGTGGGCCAGGGGATCGGCAACATGGCCGCGGCGGCCATCGGCGGTTTGCCGGGCGCCGGCGCGACGATGCGCACGCTGGTCAACATCAACTCCGGCGGCCTCACCCGCCTGTCGGGGGTGATCCACGCCATTGTGCTCCTCATCATCCTGATGGGGGCGGGCGTGTATGCGGCGCAGATTCCGCTTCCCGTTCTGGCGGGCATCCTCATCACCGTCGGCATCGGCATCATCGACTATAAGGGCCTGCGCCATATCAAGGAAGTGCCGCGCACGGACGCCGTGGTCATGCTCCTGGTGCTCACGCTGACCGTTTTCGTGGACCTCATCCAGGCCGTGGCGGCGGGCCTCATCCTTGCGTCGATCCTGTTCATGAAACAGATGAGCGACCATGTGGGGAAGGAAGTGAAAATCTCCCCGCTCCGGTCCTACACCAAGGAACTGCCGTGGGACGACGAACACATCCCCTCCAGCATCATCGACAAGATTTATGTGAAGCATCTGGATGGTCCGTTGTTCTTTGGATTCGCCCCGGCTTTTCAGGAAATGGCGAAAACCCTTCCCGACATCCGCGTCGTGATTTTTCGCATGAAAAAGGTTCCCCACATCGACCAAACAGGATTGTATGCGTTGGAAGAAGTGATCCGGGAATTCGAGAACCGGAATATCGCGGTGGTGATGACGGGATTACAGGATCAACCGCTTCGCATGCTGAGACGCATCAACATCGTTCCGGGTCTGATTCCCGAACAATTTATCTTCTCCACCTTTGAGGAGTGCATGAAGTGGCTGGAGGAAGAACTGACCGATGCTTCCCATGAAGACATGCATGCGTTTTTTGACGAACTGAACAACATTCGCCGTATACAAAAACTGATACCGAAATACAGACTGTGAAGCGACCCCATCCTCAATTTCGAAAAAATTCGACGCCACAATAATTGATTCCGCAATAAAGATTATTAAATCCCAATGATATATTAGGGTACCGGGTCTTCTTCCAACCTCGTTTCTTACAGGAAGCGGACACTATGACCACCCAAATACTTGAAGAGTTAATCCAAGGTAATCAAAGGTTTATAAAGGGAGCCACGCTCCATCCCCATCAGGACCCAATCTACCGGAAACAATGCGCCAAAGGCCGGCCGGCGCCCATCGCGGTGCTGGCCTGTGCCGATTCCCGGGTTTCCCCGGAAATCATATTCGACCAAGGACTGGGCGATCTGTTTGTCCTGCGGGTCGCCGGCAATATCGCCGCCGCCATGGTTTTGGCCAGCTTGGAGTATGCCGTGGAGCAGCTCGGCACACAGCTCATCATCGTGCTCGGCCACAGCAATTGTGGCGCGGTGACTGCGGCTGTCTCGGGCACTCAGGTCCCAGGCCATATTGGCAACCTGGTGGAATTCATCCAACCCAGCGTCAAAAAATGCACCAATAATGGGCACCCCCCGGAAGTCATTGAGGTCGTCAGGGAAAACGTCCTACAGACTGTAAACAATATCCGGGAAGCTGATCCGATCCTTTCAAAATTGATCGCCGAGGACCGTTTGGAGATCATGGGTGCGATTTATCATTTGGAATCCGGGAAAATAGAATTATTATAGTTAGGCGCCTGATTTCTTTCGGGACCTAATTATTGCAGATTCTGTTACGACGATCCTGGATTTCGAATGGTAAAGTTCCGAGATTGTAAAGTCAGCACCAAAATCGGGGTGGGATTCGGAGTGATCACCCTGATCCTTATGGGAGTGGTTCTGATAACCATTCAGCAAGTCAAGAATATGGAGGGGATCACAAAAAGAGTGGTCACCCTCCGAACCCCGACTGCCCACTCCAGCCTGATGATGTTGAACGGGATGAACCATTCGCTGGCCTCCCTGCGTGGATGGGTGATCCTCGGCGATCCCAAGTTCAGGGAAGAACGCGCCAGTGCCTGGAACGAGCAGATCGAGCCTTCTCTCAAAAAACTGCACGAGCTCTCGAGCCAATGGAAAAACGAGGAGCACATAAAACAGCTTCGCGCGATTGAGGAAGACCTCAAGCAGTTCAAGGTGTTCCAGCAGGAAATCGAGAACATCGCCCAAACCGACGACAACACCCCCGCCCGCAAGATCCTTTTTGACAAAGCCCAGCCGCTGGAAGAACGCCTGATGACCTACGTCACGCGGATGATCAACCTGGAGATGCGGATTCCGCCTTCGTCGCAGAACCGCAAGGCGCTTCTTGCCATCATGGCCGATCTCGAAGGCACCACCAGCCTGGCTTTTGAAAAGGCGGAAGAGTTCCTGCTGTCCGGCAATCCGGAATTCAAAGATCAGTTTCGAAAAAGCTGGGAGGACAACACAAACCGGTTCAACGACCTGAAGCGGAATTTCAAACTGTTGTCAGAGGATCAGAAGAAGGTATTCAAACACCTTGAGCGGGCACGCAACCAGATCAACCCGCTGTTGCACGAGATCATACAAATCCGTTCGAGCAAGGAGTGGAATCTGGCCAATGCCTGGCTGGCGCAGAAGGCGGTGCCCATTGCTTTCCGCATCAAAGCCTTTTTGAATGAGATGACGGAGACCCAGAACCAACTGCTGGAAAAGGACATGCAGGAAATTTCCGACCGCACGCACTTCCTCGTGATCCTGCTGGTGTTCCTGTTTTTTATGGCGGCGTTGATGGCGGGTGTGCTGGGCTCGATGATCACGCGCACGGTGAGCGACCCCATCAAGCAGGTCAGCAACATGGCGCGGGAAATGGCGCAGGGCAACCTGCGCCAGAAAAAACTGCCTGTTCAAGCGAAAGATGAAGTGGGCGACCTGACCGAGAGCTTCAACCAGCTTCTCGAAAAAATGAAAGGCAAGTGAGGAGTCCCCGGATCTTCCCGCTTTTCCTCCCCGAGGCCTGAACTTCTCCAAAACTAAATTTTGTAGTCGGGCATCTCCAGTTCCGGCAGGGCGACTTCAAACGTCGAACCCTTTCCCACTTCGCTTTGCACCTCGATTCTGCCCCGGTGGGAGTCCACGATACTCTTCACGATCGCCAGCCCCAGGCCCGTGCTCTTTTCTCCTCCGGTCGGGCGGGCGCCCAGTTTTTGAAACCCCGCAAAGATCTGTTGCTGATCTTCAAGACGAATCCCCTCCCCTTCATCACGGATACGGATCCGTGTCCCACCGTTTTCATCACGCAATTCGATGAACACATTGGACTCCAGCGGAGAATACTTGATGGCATTGCTGATGAGGTTGTCCAGCACCTGCGCCATACGATTCCGGTCAAAGACAGTCGGGCCCACCTCCATAATATCCTCATGAATGGAAATACCCTTGCCGCGGGCATGCCCGTAGTTGATCTGGATCCGTTCCTTTAGCAGAGAGGCCATGTCTCCGAGACTCAGGTCGAGTTTGAGCTTGCCGCTCTCTATGACCGAAATGTCCAGCAGGTCGTCCACCATGCCCAATACCTCGTTGACCGATTTGCTGATCAGTTGCAACATCTCATCATGCTCTTTGGGAGAAAAGGTGTCGCGGGAGAGGGCCAGTAATTCAATGAATCCTTTTATGGAAGAGAGAGGATTGCGGATATCGTGCGCCGCAATGCCCAGGAATTTGTTTTTCAGTTCGTTCAGGGAAACCAGGTCCCTGTTTTTCTTCTCCAGTTCCTGAATCAATGCCTCACGCTGTTTTTTGAGGGAATGAATCTGCAAGTGCGTCCTGACCCGAACCAGCACTTCGTCGGACTTGAACGGCTTGACAATGTAATCCACTCCGCCTTGATTGAACCCTTCGACCACGTCCTGAATGTCGTTGCGCGCAGAGATGAAGATGATGGGGGCGTCGGTGGTTTGCGGATCGGCTTTCAACCTACGGCAGGTTTCATACCCATCCATGCCCTCCATCATGATGTCCAGAAGAATGAGGTCCGGCATGAACCGCGAGGCAATAGTGAGGGCTTTCTCCCCGCTCAACGCAACGGAAATATTGTATCCCTCGACTTCCAGGGTTTTCTGGAGAACTTCCACGTTGGCGGGAGTGTCATCGACGATGAGAATCTTGAATTCATCCGGATCGGGCTGGTTGGACAACATTTTTATAAAACTCAGAACGGATCGGCTAGGTTGTGGGAGGCGGCCCCATTTTACTTAGAAACTCGAGCACCTGATTGATTTGCTTCATGTCATAGGAGCGGATCAAATCCCTGAAGTATTGGGCCAGCTTGTGTTCCTGGTCGTCATTCGCGATGGCGTCGAGGCCTCTTTCAAAGCTGGTGAAATTGTAACTCGATGCCGCCGCTTTCAGGGTTTCCATCACCGAGCTGGGAAGGCGCACTTGTTCCAGATCGACTTCGCGATCCTGGGACACGCTTTGTCGGCCAGCCGTTTTTTTGAGGAAATCAAGTGGCAGATCATATTCCTTATCGAACAGGGAAAGCAGGGGTTTCACCCTCACCGGCTTTTCCATCACCAGATCCGTTCCGGCCTCGCGGCAGACCTCGCCCAATTTCTGGTTTTTGGAGGAGGCCAGGATCACAATGAGAATATTTTTAAACACCTTATATTTACGAAGAGTCCGGATCAATCCCGCCGCCGCGGGGCCTGTTTCGTCCAGATCCAGGAACACCATATCCACACCGGGCTTTTCCATCACCTCAGGGGATTCGATATTTTCGATGTGTTGCACGGCGATTCCCAGGCTCTCCAGGATTTCGCTCAGTTGGCTGAAACTGGCGGGGTCAAACTTGCCGGTGTGTGCGGCTCGGAGCCCTTTCCACGCCAATGGCTTTTTAAAATACCAGCTATCGGCATTCTGAGAGGGCAGTTCCCCAAACCGTTTCAGCGGCAACTCGATGGTGACCTGCGTGCCTTTGCTCTCGACCGACTGCACCTCAATACGCCCCTTCATGGCTTCGATGTGTTTCTTGGAAATGGAAAGCCCCAGTCCCATTCCCTTGCTGAGACCCACTTCTCCCAGCTTTTCAAATGGGTCGAATACCTTTTCCACCTGACCGGCGGGGATGCCCTTCCCGGTATCGATGATTTCAAAACGAAACATCTCATGGGGTTTCTGCTCAACGCGCAGAAGCACCGCACCTTGCTCCGTGAATTTGATGGCGTTGCTCAGAATATTGGTGAGGGCGAGGTACAATTTCGCCTCGTCCCCATAAACCCAGAGCGGCCTTTCCTCCAGCCCCTCGGCAAAAAAATCCAGTCCCTTCAACATGCACCGGTTGCGGATGGAAGTGGTGATACGGTCCACCATGCCACACAGGTCAAACGCCTGGTTGTACAACTGCGATTCCCCGCCGTCGATCTTCGACATTTCCAGGATATCATCCACCAGCCGCATCAGTTGGTTGCCTCCGTCCATGATTCGGGCAACGTATTCCCTGTGTTGCGGCAACAGCCGGGGATCGCGGTCGATGATCTGGGCAAAGCCCAGAACGGAATTGAGCGGGGTGTGGATTTCATGACTCATGTGCGCCAGGAATTCACTCTTGGCGCGGCTGGCGGCATTGGCCTCGATGCGGGTTTTCAACAATTCCCGCTCGCGTTGTTTCCAGCCAGTGGCGTCCCACACAATCATCGTCGCGCCGACCTGCCCGCAAGCGGCATCCAGCACGGGGGCGAGGGTCAGGGCCAACTCCAATACCTCTTCATTTTTACCCACACCCTGAGTTTCGAATTTTATGGTATCTCCCCCCCGTATTCCCTCCAGGATTCGCGCCGCATCCTCCTCCCTGCCGGGTGCGATCAACACACTCAGGCTTTTGTTCAGCAATTCATCCTGGCGGTAACCGAAAATCCGCTCTGCGCCCAAGTTCCAACTGGTGACCCTGCCATCCATATCCACCCCGATGATGGCGTCCTCGGCACTGCACAAGATGGTGGACAAAACCGCCTGGCTGCGTGCCAACAGCTTACGCTCCAGCATGAGTTGCAGCTG
Protein-coding regions in this window:
- a CDS encoding SulP family inorganic anion transporter, encoding MRTKTLNIASMQKIQKERARLSFRQYFQYDLANLKGDFFGGVTAGIVALPLALAFGVQSGMGAIAGLYGAIALGFFAALFGGTRQQISGPTGPMTVVSTVVVMTAIQSMGSLEAAFGTIITTFFISGMFLIAYGVMKLGTYIRYIPYPVVSGFMTGIGVIIIILQIFPFMGQESPKKILSVFHELPAALTAINWEAVLAASVTIAIIYIFPRITKAIPSTLVALLAVSGISNWVGLNVPLIGDIPDGFPELRISEMSLEGLNLGLIIKLALTLSLLGAIDSLLTSVVADNITKTKHNSNQELVGQGIGNMAAAAIGGLPGAGATMRTLVNINSGGLTRLSGVIHAIVLLIILMGAGVYAAQIPLPVLAGILITVGIGIIDYKGLRHIKEVPRTDAVVMLLVLTLTVFVDLIQAVAAGLILASILFMKQMSDHVGKEVKISPLRSYTKELPWDDEHIPSSIIDKIYVKHLDGPLFFGFAPAFQEMAKTLPDIRVVIFRMKKVPHIDQTGLYALEEVIREFENRNIAVVMTGLQDQPLRMLRRINIVPGLIPEQFIFSTFEECMKWLEEELTDASHEDMHAFFDELNNIRRIQKLIPKYRL
- a CDS encoding carbonic anhydrase; amino-acid sequence: MTTQILEELIQGNQRFIKGATLHPHQDPIYRKQCAKGRPAPIAVLACADSRVSPEIIFDQGLGDLFVLRVAGNIAAAMVLASLEYAVEQLGTQLIIVLGHSNCGAVTAAVSGTQVPGHIGNLVEFIQPSVKKCTNNGHPPEVIEVVRENVLQTVNNIREADPILSKLIAEDRLEIMGAIYHLESGKIELL
- a CDS encoding HAMP domain-containing protein, which produces MVKFRDCKVSTKIGVGFGVITLILMGVVLITIQQVKNMEGITKRVVTLRTPTAHSSLMMLNGMNHSLASLRGWVILGDPKFREERASAWNEQIEPSLKKLHELSSQWKNEEHIKQLRAIEEDLKQFKVFQQEIENIAQTDDNTPARKILFDKAQPLEERLMTYVTRMINLEMRIPPSSQNRKALLAIMADLEGTTSLAFEKAEEFLLSGNPEFKDQFRKSWEDNTNRFNDLKRNFKLLSEDQKKVFKHLERARNQINPLLHEIIQIRSSKEWNLANAWLAQKAVPIAFRIKAFLNEMTETQNQLLEKDMQEISDRTHFLVILLVFLFFMAALMAGVLGSMITRTVSDPIKQVSNMAREMAQGNLRQKKLPVQAKDEVGDLTESFNQLLEKMKGK
- a CDS encoding hybrid sensor histidine kinase/response regulator, giving the protein MLSNQPDPDEFKILIVDDTPANVEVLQKTLEVEGYNISVALSGEKALTIASRFMPDLILLDIMMEGMDGYETCRRLKADPQTTDAPIIFISARNDIQDVVEGFNQGGVDYIVKPFKSDEVLVRVRTHLQIHSLKKQREALIQELEKKNRDLVSLNELKNKFLGIAAHDIRNPLSSIKGFIELLALSRDTFSPKEHDEMLQLISKSVNEVLGMVDDLLDISVIESGKLKLDLSLGDMASLLKERIQINYGHARGKGISIHEDIMEVGPTVFDRNRMAQVLDNLISNAIKYSPLESNVFIELRDENGGTRIRIRDEGEGIRLEDQQQIFAGFQKLGARPTGGEKSTGLGLAIVKSIVDSHRGRIEVQSEVGKGSTFEVALPELEMPDYKI
- a CDS encoding GAF domain-containing protein, which encodes MKKAEEIINAKLSLLKIIDEFQLEISRGDNLSDVFQNLTRRALELTASEYGFIADVRRSPAGDPYISILAYSNISTDADVTRFFDQYGRSGLEFFNLNTLFGSVLITGDVVISNDPANDPRRGGLPKRHPALHAFIGLPLTHGGEVLGVLCLANGREGYAEDMAEWFQPLLNVCSQVLLGLRNSRKEKEVETRLQRQSSYIHLLKTLIHIAEEASTFDAGLQAFLKEICVTLDCALGVVHRVDDSGTCLIPAGIAYQNIPDLTAPTMVRAQHAIFASGEGLAGRVWESGQPLWQENVWEDERFVRRLEIAESGAGHSGFAFPISMNNDFLWVVQIFTSDIREADPELLDVLMSAGAQLQLMLERKLLARSQAVLSTILCSAEDAIIGVDMDGRVTSWNLGAERIFGYRQDELLNKSLSVLIAPGREEDAARILEGIRGGDTIKFETQGVGKNEEVLELALTLAPVLDAACGQVGATMIVWDATGWKQRERELLKTRIEANAASRAKSEFLAHMSHEIHTPLNSVLGFAQIIDRDPRLLPQHREYVARIMDGGNQLMRLVDDILEMSKIDGGESQLYNQAFDLCGMVDRITTSIRNRCMLKGLDFFAEGLEERPLWVYGDEAKLYLALTNILSNAIKFTEQGAVLLRVEQKPHEMFRFEIIDTGKGIPAGQVEKVFDPFEKLGEVGLSKGMGLGLSISKKHIEAMKGRIEVQSVESKGTQVTIELPLKRFGELPSQNADSWYFKKPLAWKGLRAAHTGKFDPASFSQLSEILESLGIAVQHIENIESPEVMEKPGVDMVFLDLDETGPAAAGLIRTLRKYKVFKNILIVILASSKNQKLGEVCREAGTDLVMEKPVRVKPLLSLFDKEYDLPLDFLKKTAGRQSVSQDREVDLEQVRLPSSVMETLKAAASSYNFTSFERGLDAIANDDQEHKLAQYFRDLIRSYDMKQINQVLEFLSKMGPPPTT